Part of the Caballeronia sp. SL2Y3 genome is shown below.
GCGAGGAAATCACGCAGGACGTGTCCACGCTGGAGAATCCCGCGATTCTCGATCAACTCGGCGAAGCCCGCTGAAGCTGTTCTAAACGACCGCCGCCCGATAAGCGGCGGTCGATCCCGATTGCCGATGCCACGCGGTTTTGGTACATAACCGCATGGTCACGCCCGCCGATCCGCTCAATCCCACGCTTGCCCCGCCGCCGCGCGTCCCGGCGGCCGCGGCACGTGCGCATCGCGCGTACTGGCGCTTCAATGTCGCGCTGATCGCGGTGCTGCTTGCCGTCGGATTCGTGGTGTCGTTCTGCGTGCCGCTTTTCGCGGAGCGTCTGCAGCACGTGCGCATCGCCGGCTTTCCGCTGCCGTTCTTCTTCGGTGCGCAGGGCGCGATTCTCGTCTATGTGACGCTGATCGCCGTCTATATCGTGCTGATGCAACTCGCCGATGCGCGACTCGCGCGCGCCGTCGGAGACGCCCAAGCGAGTGACGACGGCCAACGATGAAGCTCACCAACCGGCTCATCGTCACTTACGCGCTCTATACGCTCGGCTTTTTGCTGTTCATCTTCCTGATGGAGCGTATCGAGCGGACGGCCGGCGCGGGCATGTGGGTCGGCTATGTGTTCCTGTTCGTGCCGATCGCCGTGTATGCGGTCATCGGCCTGCTCTCGCGCACGTCCGATCTCGTCGAATACTATGTGGCCGGGCGGCGCGTGCCATCCGCGTTCAACGGCATGGCGACGGCGGCGGACTGGCTCTCGGCGGCGTCGTTTATCGGACTGGCCGGCTCCATCTATGCGAGCGGCTACGACGGCCTCGCCTACGTGATGGGCTGGACCGGCGGCTATTGCCTCGTCGCGTTCTTGCTCGCGCCGTACGTGCGCAAACTCGCGCGCTACACGATTCCCGATTTTCTCGGCACGCGCTTTTCGAGCAACCTCGTGCGCGGACTCGCGGCCATCGCCGCGATCCTGTGCTCGTTCGTCTATCTGGTCGCGCAGATTCAGGGCATCGGGCTGATCGCGTCGCGCTTCATCGGCATCGAGTTCTCGATCGGCATCTTCTGCGGGCTCGCGGGCATTCTCGTGTGCTCGTTTCTCGGCGGCATGCGCGCGGTGACCTGGACGCAGGTGGCGCAGTACATCATCCTGATTAGCGCGATGCTGATTCCCGTGTCGATGATTGCGCATCGCGACGGGCTCGGCTGGTTTCCGCAGTTCAACTATGGCCGCGTCATGGAGCGCGTCGAGACGCTCGAACGCGCGCTGGCCGTGTCGCCCGACGAAGCCCGCGCCCGCGCCGATCTCGCGCGTCAGGCGGCGCGTGCGCAGGAGCGGATCGATGCGCTGCCGCGATCGTTCTTCGACGAGCACGCGCGGCTCGTCGCCGAGATCGCCGATTTGCGTCGGCACAACGGCCCGCTGCGCGAGATCAGCGAGCGCGAGCGCGAACTGGCGTCGTTTCCGCGCGATCCCGCCGATGCGCAGGCCAAGTGGTCGCGCGAACGCGATGCGTTGAGCGAGCGCGTCGCCGCCCCCGTGCCGCTGACCGCTGCGTTCGCGTCTTCCTCCGGCACGGCGGAGCAGGGCAGCGCGCGGGCGCACCGGTTGAACTTTCTCTCGCTCATCCTGTGCTTGTCGATCGGCACGGCGAGCTTACCGCACATTCTCACGCGCTATAACACGACTACTTCCGTGGCATCGGCGCGGCGCTCGGTTGGCTGGACGCTCTTTTTCGTCGCGCTGTTCTATCTGACCGTGCCGGTGCTTGCAGTGCTGATCAAGCACGAGATTCTGACGGGGCTCGTCGGGCATCGCTTCGCGGAGCTGCCGCAATGGGTGACGCAGTGGCGGCATATCGAGCCGTATCTGATCCGTATCGGCGACATCAACGGCGATGGCGTCGTGCGCTGGGCCGGCATTCAGATGCAGCCGGACATGGTGGTGCTCGCCGCGCCCGAGATCGCGGGCTTGCCTTACGTCATGTCCGGACTGATTGCGGCGGGCGCGCTGGCCGCGGCGCTTTCGACGGCGGATGGCCTGCTGCTCACCATCGCCAACGCGCTGTCGCACGACGTGTATTACTGCATGGTGGATCGCCGCGCGACGAGCCAGCGGCGCGTCACGATTTCGAAAATACTCCTGCTCGGTGTTGCGCTGCTTGCGTCCTATGTCGCGTCGCTCAATGCGGGGAACATTCTGTTCCTCGTGGGCGCGGCGTTTTCGCTGGCGGCGTCGAGTCTGTTTCCGGCGCTCGTGCTCGGCGTGTTCTGGAAGCGCACGACGCAGCGAGGCGTCGTCGCGGGGATGATCGCGGGGCTGATCGTGTGCGTGTACTACATCGTGTCGACGTATCCGTTCTTCACGCACCTGACGGGCTTCGACGGGCCGCGCTGGTTCGGCATCGAGCCGATCAGCTCGGGCGTGTTCGGCGTGCCGGCCGGCTTCGCGGTGGCGATTGCGGTGAGTCTTGTCGATCGCAAGCCGGACGAGTACACGCGCGCGCTCGTCGACTACATTCGTCACCCGTAGGGGCTAGGCGGGCGGCGGGAACTTGGTATAATCGCAGTCTTCCGGAGAGATGGATGAGTGGTTTAAGTCGCACGCCTGGAAAGCGTGTATAGGGTAAAACCTATCGGGGGTTCGAATCCCCCTCTCTCCGCCAGAAAAACATTAAGAATCAAGCACTTAGAAAATCCCCGCTGCGATTCATTTAGCTGTTTTCGGCTATTTTCGTCTCTGAATCGCACGCTAATCGCAGCACCTCCGCTGCGAATTTCTCCACCGCTTTTCCTCCTGCATTAGGGTCCCCGCTCGGCATCCATCGAGCATAGATACGCCCATTTGCCTAGCTACCCAAGGGATGTTCGCCCGCCGAGAGCATCATAGACGCGTATGTATGGCGCGTTTGGTAAGGTTTTGGGTAGCGCACTTGCGCCTTGCGCAACCCGCGCGTTCACAATGTCCAGATCGAGGAATCTTCAGTCCGCCGCTTGTGGTTGCGCGGACCTTGGAACACATCAACGCTGGCTACGAACGTGTGCACCTCTTGCGCCTGTAGAGCGGCGAGGGCAGGCAGCAACAACTTCAGCTCGTGGCGGCTCGTCTTCGTTTGGTGTCCTTTGCTTCGTCGGCTGTCTGCGTCGCAGTGCGCCGGACGACCACTGCGCCCTTTATCCAGTCCACGTCCGACTGATCGAAAACGCCACGAACTCGAAGGTACTAGGCCCGATCAGCACGCGAACTGGGCGATATTCGCGGCTTGGTCGCGAAGGGCGGCTATGTTGACCGCCTCAGTCTAGCCAAACGAGACTACATCGCTTCCCTGTTGCGAAGCCCTTCCTTCTCTGTGTACGTCCAGCCGTCCGGCGGAATTCTTCCATGATGGAGGCTCGCCCTGTATCGCCTCTCAAAAATCGGACTGTAACCGTGAGTTCATTTGCTCACCCAAGACAAGCCCGCAACGAGGTGTCTTCGCGTGCCGGCGTGTGCATCACGTTGCGCACAGTAGCCCTTCAGAGGTTATCCGTTTGGATGTTAAACATATTTTGCAACTTAGTTCGTGAATGCGCAGTACGCTGAAACCTCGAAAACTGAACGGCTAAGTTATGACGTGGAACACGCTTTTCGTGCCGCTTGAGACCGGGTGGCAGTGCATGCTCATCCCGGAGGTGCAATATCACGACCTGACGCGTTGGGGACGCGGATACGGTGACATGTCGGCTCGCATGCTTTATCCGGACGCCGCGCGGGAAGCCTTTGCCGGTTCGGGAAATGCGCGACCCCTCAGCGAAGTGGATAAGGGCGAGTTGTGGGAGAAAGGACGCCTAAGGCAGCTTGCGGATGATCGGGCTGTTTTCTCCCGACACTTTCGCCCCGATTGGGATTTACGTTCCATTGTCGGCGCGAAGGCGCTGCGCGACGTTCAGGCATTTGTCCGCGACCGACTTAAGTTAGCGCACTGGAAATTGCCGACTAACAACACCGAAGTACAGAAGCTGCTACAGGTTGCGGTGACATCTGGCCGATTCGTACCTGTAGTGAATCGCAGATCTAGCGCCGCGCCGCGAGTGGTACAGCCTGACCCAGCGCCGCAATCTTGGCCTGCAATAGTCGGCGGTGGCCATGCCTACCCAACTGAAGTCTTGACTACCGCGAAGTTCTTCGCCCTCAAGCGAGCAAACGGGGAGCTTCCCGCGCTAGACTCATTGGCCGGCGGCGTGGCGGGTACTACGCTGGACCCGTTACCGGGTCTAGGCGCTCCGGCCTCCGCGGAAGATGAGTTCGACTTTATCGGTGCCGAGGAATTAGCGGCGGGCGCTTTGCCTGGCGAGAGTGACGATGTGGATCACGACCGCGAGGGTATTCCCAGCGTTGTCGAAGGTTTCACAGAAGTTTCCACCGATAGTGACGTATCCAACGATTCAACTGCGCTCGGCGATGCGTCGCCTTTCGAGTACAGCGAAGACGCGGCACCGGAGAGCGATTCGTTCGAGATCGCAAAAACGCCGAACGCCGGTGTGCCCGGAACATGGTACACCAACCCGGGAAGCGGCCAGATGCGCATGTATGGAGACGATGGTAAGCCCCTTGTGGACTTCGATTTTGACCACGACCATGGGCAGGGCGTGCCAGATGCGCACAATTGGCAAAACGGGGTGCGTGGCCCCGGAGTTTCCTTTTCTCCATTGTGAGCTTTTGACGGGAGACCGTATGAACAGAGCTACTTACATTAATATTCGAGATATAAGAAATTTTCCAAGCTTTCACGATGCCGAGTTGCTTGGCATAGAGCACGACCGCGAAGAGCGCTTTCTCGAACTCCGCTTCCGTCGGGTGGGCGGCGAACTGGAGACGCTAAGATTTTCGGGGGTAACCGCCTTGCGGATGATCGACTTCGCCACTCAGAATGTCGCGTCCAGGCTTTTGTTTTCGCCTAGATATATGTTTTCGCTCGCCGAGGTCCGCTTCTGGATTCAGTGGATTAACAGTCGCGACGATTCGAAGGCGCGAGATATCAGCGAGGAACAAGCAGGGGAGTACATGCGGGATCTCGAGACCGGGCGAAGAACGCTGTTCGTTCTTGAACCGTCGTGCGGAGGAGAAATGGCTGTACTGTGTGAGTCGGTGTCGCTGAAGCAGTGAGACGCCGTCGGGCAAGCAGGATCTTTTTCCTTTTTGTCGAGGCCCGACAGGGCATCTCGGTCTCGCAAGCATGGTTGCAACGGTCCCAAGACAGAACGACAACCTTCCTCATAAGGCGACCTGCACGCGCCTTCGGTATGGACGGGACTCCTAATCACCACTGCAACTATTCATCAAAATCCGCTCCGTTTTGTGTCAACGAGTCAACTTCCCAAAGCGCCCGGCGTTAAAGCCTCCGGCAGCCGTCGCCGCGTCCCGTCGCTGACCGGCAAGCGGCCGGCACTTCCGTAGCTAACTCGCAAAGGACACAGACATGAGCATCTTCGGTGACATCGTAGGCAAGATCTTCCACAGGGCGAAACCCGCCGATCCGGCGCCCGTCGCCGCGCCGGACCCGGCGCCGCAGCCAAGCGTCGAGGCCGCTCCGGCCCCCGCGCCGCTGTCCGACATCGACGTCGCCGCCGTGATGGATCAACTGGCGAGCGAGAGCAGCCAGCAGTTGAACTGGCGCGTTTCCATCGTCGACATGATGAAGCTGCTCGACGTCGACAGCAGTCTGGACCATCGCAAGCAACTCGCCACGGAGCTCAAGTACAGCGGCGACATGAACGACTCCGCTTCGATGAACATCTGGTTGCACAAGCAACTGATGCAGGCGCTCGCCGCGAACGGCGGCAAGTTGCCCGCCGATCTCATTGGCTAAAGGCGCGCACAAGCGAAAGCCCGCGATCCAGCAGTTCATTGCTGGTCGCGGGCTTTTTTGCTTACATCGCTGCTCGCGTTGTTACAGTAATAGGCGTCGGAAGAGGTGGCCTGCCTGGACGTCCGCGCTTCTGATAATGCGCAAACCGTCGCGCACATGGCAGGGCGGGCGATGGCAGCGCGCCTCCTGCGACAGCGCGCAGCATCAAAGATGATTGCGCTTGGTCCGAGGGCGCGCGAACTCGGCGATCGGATCGTCGGCATAGGCGGCGATCGGATCCTTGTCGAACGGCGAAGCTGTCAGCGGCGCTTTCGGCCGGCCCGGCTGCGAAGGCGCACGCGACGCTGCCGCGCTCGACGCGGAGGTCGCTTTGTCGCTGGCGCGCGGCGCCGTCTGCGGGCGCGTGACGTTGCCGCTTCCGATCCACTCTTCGGTGTACTTGGCAAAGGCAGGCGCGGTCAGCGTCAGAACCGTGAAGGAAAGCAGCAGAGCGAAGCAGGCTTTTCGTGCGAGCATGAGGTTTCTTCTTGTCGTTTTGGATTTCCAAGCGCGAAACGGCGATGGCCGCACGACATAATGCGTGCGGCTCGATTCATCACCGACGATTGGCGCGTTCGATGCGTCGAATCCGTCGCTCAATGCGTGATGGCAAGCTGTTCCGGCTGGTGGTTCTCGGCGTCGAAGTGCAGCGCGGAATTGGCTGCCTGCTCCTGTACGAGGAACTCGCGTGCGGCCTGCACGCCGCGGTCGTACGACGCGCGCGCGGTGTGTTCTTCCAGCGCCGAGATCAGCGGAATCTGCTCTTCGGCGATCGAGTGGAGAAGACTCAGGATGTCGCGGCGCATCGACTCCGGATACGAACAGAAGTGCTCGAAGCCGCCGGGCGCCGCGACCATATTGACGAGCGACGTCAAGAGACGCGCACGGTTCACGCAATGCTCCTTGATGTGCATGGAGTGCGACAGGGTTGCGCGGCCGTTCGCGTCGACGGAAATGTGCAGGTCTTTCATGATGCGTGCCTCATTCGTTCAGAAGAATGCGGCATTAAATCGGCTCGCCGGACAAAATACAGCAGGACTTTTCCTATTCGCGCAGTCGGCAACGATCCTTTACGTTTTCCGTCAACGAGTCAAGGATTCGGCTGCTTAACA
Proteins encoded:
- a CDS encoding DUF4212 domain-containing protein, coding for MVTPADPLNPTLAPPPRVPAAAARAHRAYWRFNVALIAVLLAVGFVVSFCVPLFAERLQHVRIAGFPLPFFFGAQGAILVYVTLIAVYIVLMQLADARLARAVGDAQASDDGQR
- a CDS encoding DUF3597 domain-containing protein; the encoded protein is MSIFGDIVGKIFHRAKPADPAPVAAPDPAPQPSVEAAPAPAPLSDIDVAAVMDQLASESSQQLNWRVSIVDMMKLLDVDSSLDHRKQLATELKYSGDMNDSASMNIWLHKQLMQALAANGGKLPADLIG
- a CDS encoding sodium:solute symporter family protein: MKLTNRLIVTYALYTLGFLLFIFLMERIERTAGAGMWVGYVFLFVPIAVYAVIGLLSRTSDLVEYYVAGRRVPSAFNGMATAADWLSAASFIGLAGSIYASGYDGLAYVMGWTGGYCLVAFLLAPYVRKLARYTIPDFLGTRFSSNLVRGLAAIAAILCSFVYLVAQIQGIGLIASRFIGIEFSIGIFCGLAGILVCSFLGGMRAVTWTQVAQYIILISAMLIPVSMIAHRDGLGWFPQFNYGRVMERVETLERALAVSPDEARARADLARQAARAQERIDALPRSFFDEHARLVAEIADLRRHNGPLREISERERELASFPRDPADAQAKWSRERDALSERVAAPVPLTAAFASSSGTAEQGSARAHRLNFLSLILCLSIGTASLPHILTRYNTTTSVASARRSVGWTLFFVALFYLTVPVLAVLIKHEILTGLVGHRFAELPQWVTQWRHIEPYLIRIGDINGDGVVRWAGIQMQPDMVVLAAPEIAGLPYVMSGLIAAGALAAALSTADGLLLTIANALSHDVYYCMVDRRATSQRRVTISKILLLGVALLASYVASLNAGNILFLVGAAFSLAASSLFPALVLGVFWKRTTQRGVVAGMIAGLIVCVYYIVSTYPFFTHLTGFDGPRWFGIEPISSGVFGVPAGFAVAIAVSLVDRKPDEYTRALVDYIRHP